One part of the Salvelinus fontinalis isolate EN_2023a chromosome 4, ASM2944872v1, whole genome shotgun sequence genome encodes these proteins:
- the LOC129852817 gene encoding uncharacterized protein LOC129852817 produces MGQTTLHTISARTKCWKARETLDEDSGIGYKRSTDIQVAGMLMYYIISGGHHPFGKGIHCEVNIFQGKYTLEHVEDEVAKDLIEWMINEDPEKRPTVEDTLAHPYFWPEERRVEYLRKIGNEKEAENCRKADPNLLHALDQCAEGRSFTNWKSKMPPELMDKLDGKRKAYPENTLGLLRFIRNLHEHYTEDADSVDMMTMFPDLFGCVYKFAKKMEWNSRNSLKKTFHREDVR; encoded by the exons ATGGGACAAACAACTCTACACACAATCAGTGCAAGAACAAAATGTTGGAAGGCCAGAGAAACTTTAGATGAAGACAGTGGGATCGGATATAAGAGGAGCACAGATATTCAG GTGGCTGGGATGTTAATGTATTACATCATCTCTGGTGGACATCATCCATTTGGCAAAGGCATCCATTGTGAAGTTAACATTTTTCAAGGGAAATACACACTGGAACATGTTGAGGATGAAGTGGCCAAGGACCTCATTGAGTGGATGATCAATGAAGACCCAGAGAAGAGACCTACAGTGGAGGACACACTGGCCCACCCATACTTCTGgccagaggagag GAGAGTGGAGTACTTACGGAAAATTGGTAACGAGAAGGAAGCAGAGAACTGTCGCAAAGCAGACCCAAACCTCCTTCATGCTTTGGACCAGTGTGCGGAGGGGAGGTCCTTCACAAATTGGAAGTCCAAA ATGCCGCCTGAGTTGATGGACAAGTTGGATGGTAAAAGGAAGGCCTACCCAGAAAACACATTGGGTTTGTTGCGCTTCATACGCAACCTTCATGAGCACTA cacTGAGGACGCAGATTCTGTTGACATGATGACAATGTTCCCTGATCTCTTTGGATGCGTCTACAAGTTTGCGAAGAAAATGGAGTGGAATTCAAGGAATAGTCTGAAGAAAACGTTTCACAGAGAAGATGTAAGATAA